From Helicobacter sp. MIT 21-1697, a single genomic window includes:
- a CDS encoding hybrid sensor histidine kinase/response regulator: MDDLQEIKEDFLVEAFELIEQLDQDLVELESNPEDLDLLNRIFRVAHTIKGSSSFLNFDILTRLTHNMEDVLNKARRDELKITPDVMDVVLHSIDLMKALLVAIRDNGTDSNSGIEIDDTVVRLQAISNGGAPNAEDSPAPAAAPQAQATESAPADSNNPLADEPELDYSKMSAEEVEAEIERLLKKRQEADKQARAAQKASGATPAVQTPKAPEAPKPAPAKPAAKAAPKKDGGEKAPATNVEQTVRVDVKRLDHLMNLIGELVLGKNRLIKIYGDVEERYDGERFLEELNQVVASISSVTTDVQLAVMKTRMQPVGKVFNKFPRMVRDLSRELGKNIELVITGEETELDKSIVEEIGDPLVHIIRNSCDHGIEKPEDRVAAGKPEGGTVNLKAYNEGNHIVIEVADDGKGLDADMLKQKGIEKGVISEREADSMSDKEAFGIIFKPGFSTAAAITNVSGRGVGMDVVKTNIEKLNGIIDIESEKGVGTTQKLKIPLTLAITQALLVAVQEEYYAIPLASVIETVRVSQDEIYTVDGKSVLRLRDEVLPIVHLADIFKVNFVLESTNEVYVVVIGLAEQKMGVIVDYLVGQEEVVIKSLGYYLKGTEGIAGATVRGDGKITMIVDVAAMMDMAKEVKSNVAKLIEDTAETKKKSSPSDYVVLAIDDSNTDRAIMKKCLKTLGVTVLEAANGQDGLDIVKNGDKQLDAVLVDIEMPKMDGYTFASEVRKYNKFKNLPLIAVTSRNSKTDRMRGVESGMTEYITKPYTPEYLVNVVRRNINLTTDGE, encoded by the coding sequence ATGGATGATTTACAAGAGATAAAAGAAGACTTCTTAGTAGAAGCCTTTGAACTGATAGAACAACTAGACCAAGATTTGGTAGAGCTTGAGAGCAATCCTGAAGACCTTGATTTACTAAACAGAATCTTTAGAGTAGCTCACACAATCAAAGGTTCAAGTTCATTTTTGAATTTTGATATTCTCACTCGTCTTACGCATAATATGGAGGATGTACTCAATAAAGCTAGACGCGATGAACTTAAAATCACGCCTGATGTAATGGACGTGGTGCTTCACTCCATAGATTTAATGAAAGCACTTCTTGTTGCTATACGCGATAATGGCACTGATTCAAATAGTGGCATTGAAATTGATGACACCGTTGTGCGCTTACAGGCGATTTCTAATGGTGGTGCGCCAAATGCAGAAGATTCGCCGGCTCCAGCTGCTGCTCCACAAGCTCAAGCAACAGAATCTGCTCCAGCAGATAGCAATAACCCACTTGCTGATGAGCCAGAGCTTGATTATTCAAAAATGAGTGCTGAAGAAGTAGAAGCGGAAATTGAAAGACTCCTCAAAAAGCGCCAAGAAGCAGACAAACAAGCTCGTGCAGCCCAAAAAGCAAGTGGAGCAACTCCAGCTGTGCAAACCCCCAAAGCTCCTGAAGCACCAAAACCAGCACCTGCTAAACCCGCAGCCAAAGCTGCTCCCAAAAAAGATGGGGGAGAGAAAGCTCCAGCCACCAATGTAGAGCAAACGGTGAGAGTAGATGTTAAGCGCTTAGATCATTTAATGAATCTCATTGGGGAACTCGTGCTAGGTAAAAACAGGTTAATCAAAATTTATGGCGATGTTGAAGAGCGATATGATGGAGAGAGATTCCTTGAAGAGCTTAATCAAGTTGTGGCATCTATCTCATCTGTTACCACAGATGTGCAGCTTGCAGTGATGAAAACGCGTATGCAACCTGTGGGCAAAGTATTTAATAAGTTCCCTCGTATGGTGCGCGACCTTTCGCGTGAGCTTGGTAAAAATATTGAACTTGTTATCACAGGTGAAGAAACCGAACTTGACAAATCTATCGTTGAAGAAATTGGAGATCCACTTGTGCATATTATACGAAACTCTTGCGACCACGGGATTGAAAAGCCAGAAGACCGAGTTGCTGCAGGAAAACCTGAAGGTGGAACAGTAAATCTAAAAGCCTACAACGAAGGAAATCATATCGTTATTGAAGTAGCTGATGATGGCAAAGGGCTTGACGCTGATATGCTCAAACAAAAAGGGATTGAAAAAGGCGTCATAAGCGAGAGAGAAGCAGATTCTATGAGTGATAAGGAAGCTTTTGGTATTATCTTTAAACCCGGATTCTCAACAGCAGCAGCCATTACAAATGTTTCAGGGCGCGGCGTGGGAATGGACGTAGTAAAAACAAACATTGAAAAACTCAATGGTATTATTGATATAGAATCTGAAAAAGGCGTAGGCACAACTCAAAAGCTCAAAATCCCTCTCACTCTAGCAATTACTCAAGCTTTACTTGTAGCAGTGCAAGAAGAATATTATGCTATTCCACTTGCTTCAGTTATTGAAACCGTGCGCGTAAGTCAAGATGAAATATACACAGTTGATGGCAAAAGTGTGCTTCGCTTGCGTGATGAAGTCCTCCCAATCGTTCATTTAGCGGATATTTTTAAGGTAAATTTTGTGCTGGAGAGCACAAATGAAGTGTATGTAGTTGTCATTGGTTTGGCAGAACAAAAAATGGGAGTTATTGTGGATTACCTCGTGGGGCAAGAAGAAGTGGTTATCAAATCTCTTGGCTACTACCTCAAAGGCACTGAAGGTATTGCAGGAGCAACGGTGCGGGGTGATGGTAAAATTACAATGATTGTTGATGTAGCAGCAATGATGGATATGGCAAAAGAAGTTAAAAGCAATGTAGCTAAACTTATAGAAGATACTGCTGAAACAAAAAAGAAATCTTCCCCAAGCGATTATGTAGTATTAGCCATTGATGATAGTAATACCGATAGAGCAATAATGAAAAAATGCCTTAAAACGCTCGGTGTTACTGTGCTTGAAGCAGCAAATGGGCAAGATGGATTGGACATTGTCAAAAATGGAGACAAGCAGCTTGATGCTGTGCT
- a CDS encoding chemotaxis protein CheV, producing MSIASNEMELVDFRLYEDKEGETYEGVYGINVAKVSGIVVYPDEIFESPGSPDYLLGMFDLRGEIVPLIDLTLWMNIKPKEDAVNEKKVIVTEFNNKRLGFVVHATKRLRRISWANIEPAMFSLNDENQRGKITGTTRIEDGRTLLILDLESIIDDLDFRIPMGNDNIEDFKPTRKFEGSVLILDDSSIARKLLHSTMTDIGFSVIEAIDGQAGLERLEQLYERWGNDITKHLKLIVSDVEMPKMDGFHFAAQVKNDARFNKIPLIFNSSISNNLSAAKGKEIGAEAYLVKFDAKVFYDEITRILSK from the coding sequence ATGAGCATTGCAAGCAATGAAATGGAACTCGTAGATTTTAGACTCTATGAAGACAAAGAGGGAGAAACTTATGAAGGCGTATATGGCATTAATGTCGCTAAAGTAAGTGGAATTGTCGTCTATCCTGATGAAATTTTTGAATCTCCGGGAAGCCCTGATTATCTACTTGGTATGTTTGATTTGCGCGGAGAGATAGTGCCACTTATTGATTTAACTTTGTGGATGAATATCAAACCAAAAGAAGATGCTGTAAATGAAAAAAAAGTAATTGTTACAGAATTTAACAACAAACGACTCGGTTTTGTCGTTCATGCAACAAAACGTCTTAGGCGAATAAGCTGGGCAAATATAGAACCAGCTATGTTTAGTCTTAATGATGAGAATCAACGCGGCAAAATCACAGGAACAACGCGTATTGAAGATGGGCGCACTTTGTTAATTTTAGATTTAGAGAGCATTATTGATGATTTAGATTTCCGCATTCCAATGGGAAATGACAATATAGAAGATTTTAAACCTACACGCAAGTTTGAAGGGAGTGTGCTTATCCTTGATGATAGCTCCATTGCACGCAAACTCTTGCATAGCACAATGACCGATATTGGCTTTAGTGTCATTGAAGCTATTGATGGGCAAGCAGGATTAGAGCGTCTAGAGCAGCTCTATGAACGTTGGGGTAATGATATAACAAAGCATCTTAAACTGATTGTTTCAGATGTTGAAATGCCAAAAATGGACGGCTTTCACTTTGCAGCACAAGTCAAAAATGATGCAAGATTCAATAAGATTCCGCTCATTTTTAACTCCTCTATTAGCAATAATCTAAGCGCTGCTAAGGGGAAAGAGATAGGGGCGGAAGCCTATTTAGTTAAATTTGATGCAAAAGTATTTTATGATGAAATCACTAGAATTTTATCAAAATAA
- a CDS encoding metallophosphoesterase — protein sequence MNLAQKDVAKIWEEAPYINNDAVFIADAHFISPDFPSLSQQSISASHALLTYFDTLLNNPDQMPSQIFLMGDIAHLLLGSAKSSQKSNASLLQYIESLSRYTQVWWFEGNHDFGLSALQKAKTPFLKNVKCIPRSNQPLAFNYQHNQKEKKILLAHGDIFLNTKYELYIRLMTSTIMQFLIKYLDKITFGNLYKYIITKINHKPIKEGKIDISHFAPTRIYAYESYLKNINACAFDTHSCLCSDILFIEGHFHIGKTYTDKTLYISLPSFYITRSIFSIESILSSNHIQGV from the coding sequence ATGAATCTAGCTCAAAAAGATGTGGCAAAAATATGGGAGGAAGCACCTTATATCAACAATGACGCTGTGTTTATTGCAGATGCACATTTTATATCACCAGATTTTCCCTCGCTCTCACAACAAAGTATATCTGCTTCACACGCATTGCTTACATATTTTGATACCCTTTTAAACAATCCTGACCAAATGCCATCGCAAATATTTCTAATGGGCGATATTGCACATCTTTTATTGGGAAGCGCAAAATCAAGTCAAAAATCCAATGCTTCACTTTTACAATATATAGAATCTTTGAGCCGATATACTCAAGTATGGTGGTTTGAGGGCAATCACGATTTTGGACTATCTGCTTTACAAAAGGCAAAAACACCTTTTTTAAAAAATGTAAAATGTATCCCGCGAAGTAATCAACCTCTTGCTTTTAACTATCAACATAATCAAAAAGAGAAAAAAATCTTGCTTGCTCACGGCGATATATTTTTAAATACCAAATATGAACTTTATATCCGCCTAATGACTTCTACAATAATGCAATTTCTTATCAAATATCTTGATAAGATAACTTTTGGCAATCTCTACAAATATATTATTACAAAAATTAATCATAAACCTATCAAGGAAGGGAAAATAGATATATCTCACTTTGCTCCAACGCGTATTTATGCTTATGAATCTTATTTAAAAAACATTAATGCTTGTGCTTTTGATACACATTCTTGTTTATGCTCCGATATTCTTTTTATAGAAGGACATTTTCATATTGGCAAAACCTACACCGATAAAACTTTGTATATATCATTACCTTCGTTTTATATTACTAGAAGTATTTTTAGTATAGAATCTATCTTAAGCTCAAATCATATTCAAGGAGTATAA
- the argC gene encoding N-acetyl-gamma-glutamyl-phosphate reductase, producing MSAQHINVGIIGVSGYTGLELVKLLLAHPIFKLNYIANTQGEAHLDEIHKMLSSLSHLPVCKANAKDAVDKCDLVFIALPHKSAMTMVREILSIKCIKIVDLSADYRLSATNYAAHYCPHIDTENLSQAVYGLPEYNRALIQKAHLVANPGCYPTATLLALLPFLDYIDNSCGVFIDAKSGVSGAGKSLTENTHFPHINENLFSYSPLTHRHQIEIAEKCQTIGAKEMDIVFVPHLTPLTRGMLVSIFATLHHPLNAKEAYEILFNAYKNEPFIRIRKNPVSIAHVVGSHFCDIFVGTAKKNIYINSSIDNLLRGASSQALLNANLMCGLDEHLGVPNIPYGIF from the coding sequence ATGTCAGCACAACATATCAATGTCGGTATCATTGGAGTGAGTGGTTACACGGGCTTAGAGCTTGTTAAACTTCTTCTTGCTCACCCTATTTTTAAGCTCAACTACATTGCTAATACACAAGGAGAGGCGCATCTTGATGAGATTCACAAAATGCTTTCCTCTCTTAGTCATCTGCCTGTTTGCAAGGCTAATGCCAAAGACGCTGTGGATAAATGTGATCTTGTTTTCATTGCTTTGCCGCACAAAAGTGCTATGACTATGGTACGCGAGATTCTAAGCATTAAATGTATCAAAATTGTTGATTTATCAGCTGATTACCGCTTAAGTGCAACAAATTATGCAGCACATTATTGCCCTCATATTGATACAGAGAATCTCTCTCAAGCTGTGTATGGTTTGCCCGAATATAATCGTGCATTGATACAAAAAGCTCATCTTGTCGCAAATCCGGGTTGCTATCCTACCGCTACTCTTTTAGCTTTGCTCCCTTTTTTGGATTATATTGATAACTCTTGTGGCGTATTTATTGATGCTAAAAGCGGTGTGAGTGGAGCAGGGAAAAGCCTCACAGAGAATACGCATTTTCCTCATATTAATGAGAATCTCTTTAGCTATTCGCCTCTTACACATCGCCATCAAATAGAAATTGCCGAAAAATGTCAAACCATTGGTGCTAAAGAAATGGATATTGTCTTTGTGCCTCATCTTACGCCCCTTACACGTGGTATGCTTGTAAGCATATTTGCGACACTTCATCACCCACTAAATGCTAAAGAAGCGTATGAGATTCTCTTTAATGCCTATAAAAATGAACCCTTTATCCGAATACGCAAGAATCCTGTCAGCATTGCCCACGTTGTCGGTAGCCATTTTTGTGATATTTTTGTTGGGACTGCAAAAAAAAATATTTATATTAACTCCTCAATAGATAATCTTCTACGCGGAGCAAGCTCACAGGCTTTATTGAATGCAAATCTTATGTGCGGCTTAGATGAGCATTTAGGTGTGCCAAATATACCCTATGGTATCTTTTAG
- a CDS encoding M20/M25/M40 family metallo-hydrolase produces MNDFAFQSLQEFYKLCEIPHCSFHTQDMFSYLCTTLTHKGYQIQSDEAKNIYAKKGNPHICLQSHYDMVCVGDCTQHKGIQTIQKDNFLYAKNSSLGADNGIGMACMLAQNAPDIELLFTNDEEVGMIGAHHLGIKIESSLLLNLDSEDINEIVLGCAGGVDIECHIDLRAFNKPLTQLTSSHPYIYHITSRGFLGGHSGIDIHKNNENVITEFGFFLASLDAYILTLQAGEKRNSIPTGLDSIIACAMPLKQTSFTTPQNAIFDITPLKNTSYQYAYHKNAIVPLICGIHSGVYAASSQGTLSSLNLSLIIQQEETLKLIMMARANTDTLLQRTIKALQNSITFLNPHCSLHTSGFYSPWEKSINDNHPALILLQKLYTSHHINPHIAQIHAGLECGILKRQLLALGSHTNLDVLSIGPTIRAPHSVNECLDMRDFEIFCAILHDFITSYKAL; encoded by the coding sequence ATGAATGACTTTGCCTTTCAAAGCCTACAAGAATTTTATAAGCTCTGTGAAATTCCTCATTGTAGCTTCCATACGCAAGATATGTTTTCTTATCTTTGCACTACACTTACACACAAAGGGTATCAAATCCAAAGTGATGAAGCCAAAAATATATATGCGAAAAAAGGTAATCCGCATATTTGTCTCCAAAGTCATTATGATATGGTATGTGTAGGGGATTGCACACAACATAAAGGCATACAAACTATTCAAAAAGATAACTTTTTATATGCAAAAAATTCTAGCCTTGGAGCGGATAATGGTATTGGTATGGCTTGTATGCTTGCTCAAAATGCACCTGATATTGAACTTCTTTTTACCAACGATGAAGAAGTGGGTATGATAGGGGCTCATCATCTTGGAATCAAAATAGAATCTTCTCTTTTGCTTAACCTTGATAGTGAGGATATTAATGAAATTGTCTTAGGTTGTGCTGGTGGAGTAGATATAGAATGTCATATTGACCTTAGAGCATTTAACAAACCTCTTACACAACTCACTTCTAGCCACCCTTATATCTATCACATTACAAGCAGAGGTTTTTTGGGAGGACATAGCGGGATTGATATTCATAAAAACAATGAAAATGTCATTACAGAATTTGGCTTTTTCCTTGCTTCGCTTGATGCCTATATTCTTACACTTCAAGCAGGAGAAAAACGCAATTCAATTCCCACAGGATTAGATTCTATCATTGCTTGTGCTATGCCTTTAAAACAAACATCTTTTACCACCCCCCAAAATGCTATTTTTGACATTACACCGCTTAAAAATACTTCTTATCAATATGCTTACCACAAAAATGCGATTGTCCCGCTTATATGTGGTATCCATAGTGGCGTATATGCTGCATCTTCTCAAGGCACTCTCTCCTCACTTAATCTCTCACTCATCATTCAACAGGAAGAGACACTTAAGCTCATTATGATGGCGCGCGCTAATACTGATACACTTTTACAACGCACCATTAAAGCGCTGCAAAATAGTATTACTTTTCTTAATCCCCATTGTTCTTTGCACACAAGCGGATTTTATAGTCCGTGGGAAAAAAGCATAAATGATAATCACCCAGCACTCATACTTTTACAAAAACTCTATACATCTCATCACATTAACCCTCACATTGCACAAATCCACGCAGGATTAGAATGTGGGATTCTCAAAAGACAGCTCCTTGCACTTGGCTCACATACAAACCTTGATGTCCTTTCTATTGGACCGACAATTCGCGCTCCACATAGTGTGAATGAGTGTCTTGATATGCGCGATTTTGAAATTTTTTGTGCTATTTTGCACGATTTTATTACTTCCTATAAGGCTTTATAA
- a CDS encoding class II aldolase and adducin N-terminal domain-containing protein, giving the protein MNIHTTQVSPKLIASIASISLSMFRKNFFGVFHGAISARVGKNRFVINKQQAIFDNLNADSMIALYHRQDYRWDEASLHAPIHASIYEHFSEAKFIAYAMPPYLVSYSLKYNVLKPQDYFGYKFLAPCIDIFDPKDYETWEKRADTDIPRYFKEHSHSFMLIKGYGVYAYARDIYTLAKVIALIENSCKILHYNASLHERFQDMPQT; this is encoded by the coding sequence ATGAATATACATACCACTCAAGTCAGTCCAAAGCTTATTGCAAGCATTGCTAGTATTTCACTTTCTATGTTTAGGAAGAATTTTTTTGGTGTATTTCACGGAGCAATTTCTGCGCGTGTGGGAAAAAATCGCTTTGTGATTAATAAACAGCAAGCTATTTTTGATAATCTCAACGCAGATTCTATGATTGCGCTTTACCATAGACAAGATTATCGCTGGGACGAAGCAAGCTTACACGCTCCTATACACGCAAGTATTTATGAGCATTTCTCTGAAGCAAAATTCATCGCTTATGCTATGCCGCCTTATCTTGTTTCCTACTCTCTCAAATATAATGTGCTTAAACCTCAAGATTATTTTGGTTACAAATTTCTCGCTCCTTGTATTGACATTTTTGACCCAAAAGACTATGAAACTTGGGAAAAACGGGCAGATACTGATATTCCAAGATATTTTAAGGAACACTCTCATTCTTTTATGTTGATTAAAGGTTATGGTGTATATGCCTATGCTCGTGATATTTACACACTCGCTAAAGTCATTGCTCTTATTGAAAATTCGTGCAAAATTTTACATTATAATGCAAGTTTGCACGAAAGATTCCAAGATATGCCTCAAACATAA
- a CDS encoding HrcA family transcriptional regulator, whose protein sequence is MRKLNKKDLLLSRVIIEYLKHKEPIGSESLKSLMNTKISSATIRNYFKALADEGLLFQPHVSSGRIPTLGALKSYWYKQLDTKSLVEVDSVKCIQEACFAAELFCAVSVEESNRLCNVEKLQDDKLLLEFERIGITLPFSSALERFLHELKGLEIIDVRKIAHQVRAQSLLDALSCVQSRNLTHFGVGAMAQAYIHSTNEQSFYSIIDGSMFDFLESGIYCEEVLPKGYMAIMQDIKLKTHPDKKTRMLCVGALDRDFTYFYGCIQS, encoded by the coding sequence GTGAGGAAATTGAATAAAAAAGATTTACTTCTTTCGCGTGTAATTATTGAGTATTTAAAACATAAAGAGCCTATTGGTTCTGAATCTTTAAAGTCTCTTATGAATACAAAAATCTCATCTGCTACTATACGCAATTATTTTAAGGCATTAGCTGATGAGGGTTTATTGTTTCAACCTCACGTGAGTAGCGGACGCATTCCTACGCTTGGTGCTTTAAAATCATATTGGTATAAGCAACTTGACACAAAGTCTCTTGTAGAAGTAGATTCTGTAAAATGTATCCAAGAGGCGTGTTTTGCAGCCGAGCTTTTTTGTGCTGTGAGTGTGGAAGAGAGTAATCGTCTGTGTAATGTAGAGAAATTGCAAGATGATAAGCTTTTGTTAGAATTTGAGCGCATCGGCATTACTTTGCCTTTTTCAAGTGCTTTAGAGAGATTTTTGCACGAGCTAAAAGGATTAGAGATTATTGATGTCCGAAAAATTGCTCATCAAGTTCGCGCACAGAGTTTGCTTGATGCACTCTCTTGTGTGCAAAGTAGGAATCTTACACATTTTGGTGTAGGTGCAATGGCTCAAGCTTACATACATAGCACTAATGAGCAGAGTTTTTATTCTATTATTGATGGGAGTATGTTTGACTTTTTAGAGAGCGGTATATATTGTGAGGAGGTGTTACCTAAAGGTTATATGGCAATTATGCAGGATATAAAGTTAAAAACCCACCCAGACAAAAAAACAAGAATGCTTTGTGTTGGGGCATTGGATAGAGATTTTACCTATTTTTATGGGTGTATCCAATCTTAA
- the grpE gene encoding nucleotide exchange factor GrpE, translating into MKEQENEYNEPSSDTQENEEESAMCEEIQENAQQSSQEMDYEAKYMELKDQYMRAFADFENTKKRLERDKNQSLEYAYERIMNDLLPVLDTLEKALESAQNNPEAAAIAQGLQLTLESFLKVLSKHGAEVIDTDGEFDPNLHECLMQVPDENKNDGEILQTLQKGFVYKQRVLRPSMVSVVKNQS; encoded by the coding sequence ATGAAAGAACAAGAAAACGAATACAATGAGCCTAGCTCAGATACCCAAGAAAATGAAGAGGAGAGCGCAATGTGCGAAGAGATACAAGAGAATGCACAGCAATCTTCTCAAGAAATGGATTATGAGGCTAAATATATGGAATTAAAAGACCAATATATGAGGGCATTTGCAGATTTTGAAAATACTAAAAAGCGCCTAGAGCGCGATAAGAATCAGAGTTTAGAATACGCCTATGAGCGTATTATGAATGATTTGCTCCCTGTGCTTGATACATTAGAAAAAGCTTTAGAGAGTGCGCAGAATAATCCTGAAGCAGCGGCAATCGCGCAAGGATTGCAGCTCACACTTGAGAGCTTTTTGAAAGTATTGAGTAAGCACGGAGCAGAGGTGATAGATACAGATGGAGAATTTGACCCGAATCTACACGAGTGTTTAATGCAAGTGCCTGATGAGAATAAAAATGATGGTGAGATTCTTCAAACCTTGCAAAAAGGGTTTGTGTATAAGCAGAGAGTGCTTCGTCCCTCTATGGTGAGTGTGGTGAAAAATCAATCTTAG